In Ruminococcaceae bacterium BL-6, a genomic segment contains:
- a CDS encoding conserved protein of unknown function (Evidence 4 : Unknown function but conserved in other organisms) codes for MTQQQIDTIRRGLGEYAKQTRFVGRVKDKTPINPRTLHGAMTNDRSTWGTMEQAFSCVGKEATYKDGRGKTVTAIVVGIGVELGGGLCGIDLDHCTEGKGTTEEWALNIIKIMQGCGDGHGTYWENSPSGKGIHILFTGTIPDGARKKGNIEMYSEGRYFTLTGNGWDTVREGTEQAAQVHKKYLAEVPKQAEFSMPPAQTSVPPEDEKLLEIAMNARNGDLFTALFTGDWQGRYKSESEATIALLNLLAFYTKDAGQIDRLFRQSGLMREKWDRPQSGTTWGALQIQKAIADCRNSYQSGHRSTLAQDFGKTTGEPWEKPAPFDEYPAGPFTENALPPCLEDMAKASAASTQTPLSMNYAAVLAAAAITVQGKFKVQITNDYSEPLNLYIAAVAPPAERKSAVLRNATQALQLYEAQRNELLKPKIEQSKTDYAVLCGRIDNLTKKSINKGENHSEELAELTKEKVEFKHITFERFVCDDATPEALTSLMADNNDCIGLVSAEGGVFSNMKGRYRENGVSDIDVYLKAHSGDTIRIDRKSRPAEYINAPCLTMILMIQPVLIEGLMENDEFKGRGLTARFLYVVVDEDTSLVGSRTATAPSIPLTVKQAYEQALFNRLNYRPQDTQPLYLSPEAEQHRQKFFNAIEPRLKNDLYFMSDWAGKLAGAVCRLAGILHCFSCPDPAAVQISGETMMNAIKLGFCFLQHAQAAYGAMGGDQTVAAAKYVLKRLNGVQSITKRNLHQLCRGRFKKVDELEPIITALIDHGYLRESTPPSEGAGRKPSPTYLVNPLLSQNTHNAQKGSENNERRK; via the coding sequence TTGACGCAACAACAGATTGATACCATCCGGCGCGGGCTGGGAGAATATGCGAAACAGACCCGCTTTGTTGGACGGGTAAAAGACAAAACGCCTATCAATCCCCGCACGCTACATGGTGCCATGACTAATGACCGCAGCACCTGGGGTACGATGGAACAGGCATTTTCTTGTGTGGGCAAAGAAGCTACTTACAAGGACGGGCGCGGGAAAACCGTTACGGCGATCGTCGTAGGCATCGGCGTTGAGCTGGGCGGCGGCCTGTGCGGGATTGACCTTGACCATTGCACCGAGGGCAAAGGCACCACCGAAGAATGGGCGCTTAACATAATAAAAATCATGCAAGGCTGCGGCGATGGGCACGGCACATACTGGGAGAACTCCCCGAGCGGGAAAGGAATTCATATTCTGTTTACTGGCACGATCCCGGACGGAGCGCGGAAAAAAGGGAATATTGAAATGTATTCCGAAGGCCGGTATTTTACCTTGACGGGAAACGGCTGGGACACCGTGAGAGAAGGCACCGAGCAGGCCGCGCAGGTTCATAAAAAATATCTGGCAGAGGTTCCGAAGCAAGCGGAATTTTCCATGCCCCCCGCGCAGACAAGCGTTCCGCCGGAGGACGAAAAGCTGCTGGAAATTGCAATGAACGCGCGGAACGGCGATCTTTTCACGGCGTTATTTACCGGGGACTGGCAGGGGCGGTATAAATCCGAAAGCGAAGCGACAATAGCGCTTTTGAACCTTCTGGCGTTTTATACCAAGGACGCCGGACAGATTGACCGCCTTTTCCGTCAATCTGGCCTTATGCGCGAAAAATGGGACAGGCCGCAGAGCGGCACCACCTGGGGAGCTTTGCAAATTCAAAAGGCTATCGCGGACTGCCGCAACAGCTACCAATCCGGACATCGATCCACGCTGGCGCAGGATTTCGGGAAGACAACAGGGGAACCGTGGGAAAAGCCGGCGCCCTTCGACGAATACCCGGCCGGTCCATTTACCGAAAATGCACTGCCGCCCTGTTTGGAGGACATGGCGAAGGCGTCCGCAGCTTCCACACAGACGCCGCTTTCAATGAACTACGCCGCAGTGCTGGCCGCCGCCGCGATCACCGTCCAAGGCAAATTCAAGGTGCAGATTACAAACGACTACTCCGAACCGCTGAACCTGTATATTGCAGCAGTGGCCCCACCTGCCGAGCGGAAAAGCGCCGTTCTAAGGAACGCCACCCAGGCACTCCAGCTATACGAAGCCCAGCGGAACGAGCTGCTGAAACCAAAGATTGAACAATCGAAAACAGACTACGCTGTTCTTTGTGGGCGCATCGACAATCTTACAAAAAAATCTATAAATAAAGGTGAAAATCACTCCGAAGAACTGGCAGAGCTAACCAAAGAAAAAGTTGAGTTCAAACATATTACATTTGAACGGTTCGTCTGCGACGACGCCACGCCGGAAGCCCTGACAAGCCTTATGGCCGACAACAACGACTGCATCGGCCTGGTATCTGCGGAAGGCGGCGTTTTCTCCAATATGAAAGGCCGCTACCGGGAAAACGGTGTTTCCGACATTGACGTCTATTTGAAGGCTCATTCCGGTGACACGATCAGGATTGACAGGAAATCGCGCCCGGCCGAATACATCAATGCGCCGTGCTTGACAATGATTCTTATGATTCAACCTGTTCTAATTGAAGGGCTGATGGAAAACGACGAATTCAAGGGCCGGGGGCTTACAGCGCGGTTCCTGTATGTCGTTGTGGACGAGGACACAAGCCTGGTCGGCTCGCGAACGGCGACGGCTCCGTCAATCCCACTGACCGTGAAGCAAGCATATGAACAGGCTTTGTTTAACAGGTTGAATTATCGTCCACAGGATACGCAACCGCTCTACCTGTCCCCCGAGGCGGAGCAGCACCGGCAAAAGTTTTTCAACGCTATCGAACCCCGGTTAAAAAACGACCTGTATTTTATGTCGGACTGGGCCGGGAAGCTGGCCGGTGCTGTCTGCCGGCTTGCCGGAATCCTGCATTGCTTTTCATGCCCCGACCCTGCCGCCGTCCAGATCAGCGGCGAAACCATGATGAACGCTATTAAGCTGGGGTTTTGCTTCCTGCAGCACGCACAGGCGGCCTATGGCGCTATGGGCGGCGATCAGACCGTAGCGGCCGCAAAGTATGTTTTGAAGCGTCTGAACGGTGTGCAGAGCATCACGAAGCGGAACCTACACCAGCTTTGCCGGGGCCGCTTCAAAAAGGTTGACGAGCTGGAGCCGATCATTACCGCCCTGATAGATCACGGCTATTTGAGAGAATCCACGCCACCAAGCGAGGGCGCAGGCCGGAAACCCAGCCCGACATATTTAGTAAACCCTTTGCTTTCACAGAATACACACAATGCACAGAAAGGAAGCGAAAATAATGAACGAAGAAAATAA
- a CDS encoding conserved protein of unknown function (Evidence 4 : Unknown function but conserved in other organisms), whose amino-acid sequence MNEENKICPLLSIVDNENGYLNCKRERCAWYCGGLKECSLKALVEVANEAVVVLEDIPVSLSEIADTIAER is encoded by the coding sequence ATGAACGAAGAAAATAAAATCTGCCCACTGCTGTCTATTGTGGATAATGAAAACGGTTACCTGAATTGCAAGCGTGAAAGGTGCGCGTGGTACTGCGGCGGCCTGAAAGAGTGTTCACTGAAAGCACTGGTCGAAGTCGCCAATGAAGCGGTGGTCGTGCTGGAAGATATTCCGGTCAGTTTGTCCGAAATAGCCGACACCATTGCAGAAAGATAG
- a CDS encoding conserved protein of unknown function (Evidence 4 : Unknown function but conserved in other organisms), with protein MLEIIRGKPKPDYKMLWLNAYDNALRRCMEPEGQKAENYQRVIFAGVKYMRSTYREYQAHKNIADEVKGRQTHLECIAMHMAMLTPRQFMRLFPVTKEYDGARWGCKDYFSVMEYMRTLDWDKPIGGPETLFSFLWEYQNSDTSEFLVDWMMVIESIMHLHGEDGPMDKLIDSMGLTRYYMEKDEATGQEYLLNSDTGKTAPVRKSIPRYLKLVQ; from the coding sequence ATGCTGGAAATTATCAGGGGTAAACCGAAGCCGGATTATAAAATGCTCTGGCTCAACGCTTACGACAACGCGCTGCGCCGCTGCATGGAGCCGGAAGGACAAAAGGCAGAGAATTACCAAAGGGTTATCTTTGCAGGCGTCAAATATATGCGCTCCACATACCGGGAGTACCAAGCCCACAAAAATATAGCAGATGAAGTGAAAGGCCGGCAAACACATCTTGAATGTATCGCCATGCACATGGCTATGTTGACGCCACGCCAATTCATGCGACTGTTCCCGGTCACGAAGGAATACGACGGCGCCCGCTGGGGCTGCAAGGACTATTTTTCCGTCATGGAGTATATGCGGACGCTGGACTGGGATAAGCCCATAGGCGGCCCGGAAACGCTTTTCTCTTTCCTGTGGGAATATCAAAATTCCGATACCAGCGAATTTCTGGTGGACTGGATGATGGTCATTGAAAGCATCATGCACCTTCACGGCGAAGACGGCCCGATGGATAAACTCATAGACAGCATGGGGCTGACGCGGTACTACATGGAAAAGGACGAAGCCACCGGTCAAGAATACCTTTTGAACAGCGACACTGGCAAGACCGCCCCGGTTAGAAAATCCATTCCGCGTTATCTAAAACTGGTTCAGTAA
- a CDS encoding protein of unknown function (Evidence 5 : Unknown function), whose protein sequence is MTEFEKQTLEYLERIADVLETIRMLETDNDEALNDIKGAMPNLD, encoded by the coding sequence ATGACTGAATTTGAAAAGCAGACCCTTGAATACCTTGAGCGTATCGCAGACGTGCTGGAAACCATCCGGATGCTGGAAACTGACAACGATGAAGCGCTGAACGACATCAAGGGTGCTATGCCGAATCTTGACTAA
- a CDS encoding HK97 family phage portal protein, whose amino-acid sequence MSIFSRLFKSKQPQQTVSAVLTGTVPFFSPFSGDSYESDVYRSAVDAIARHGAKLHGSHIIRTTDGREPGDDALNYLLGTRPNPYMSAYDFQYKQITHYFTNNDSFGYIQRDSGGNMAAIYPLDVTGAQFVTDPTDTMYIKFFFQNGKQYILPYSDIIHLRRHFNRNDLLGDNNEAILPALQLAKAQSDGIVAGIKQGATIRGLLKYNQVLAPEKLKQEKDAFVADYLNIGNSGGVAALDSKFDYIPIESKPYIIAAPQLEAVKSKIYEYLGVNQKIVDGTYSEQEGTAFYESVIEPLAAQMGQEFTAKVFTPIEQQAGNQIIFEGAQMDYASYGTRISTLKESVPYGLFTVDEAREILNMRPIGGEEGKKRLQTLNVVDATKANNYQLGGNSNEGK is encoded by the coding sequence ATGAGTATATTTTCAAGGTTATTCAAAAGCAAGCAACCGCAGCAGACGGTGTCCGCGGTGCTGACGGGGACGGTGCCCTTCTTCTCCCCGTTCAGTGGGGATTCCTACGAGAGCGATGTTTACCGGTCCGCTGTGGACGCGATAGCGCGGCACGGGGCGAAGTTGCACGGTTCCCACATCATCCGCACGACGGACGGCAGGGAACCGGGCGACGATGCTTTGAATTATCTCTTAGGGACGCGCCCGAACCCGTACATGAGCGCCTACGATTTCCAATATAAGCAGATCACCCATTATTTTACGAACAATGACAGCTTCGGATACATACAGCGCGACAGTGGCGGCAATATGGCCGCAATTTATCCGCTGGACGTGACCGGGGCGCAATTCGTGACGGACCCGACCGACACCATGTACATCAAGTTCTTCTTCCAGAACGGAAAGCAGTACATTCTCCCCTATTCTGACATCATCCACCTGCGCAGGCACTTCAACCGGAACGACCTGCTGGGCGACAATAACGAAGCGATCCTGCCGGCTTTGCAACTGGCGAAGGCGCAGAGTGACGGCATTGTTGCGGGGATAAAGCAGGGTGCGACCATCCGCGGACTCTTGAAATATAACCAGGTGCTGGCGCCGGAAAAATTGAAGCAGGAAAAGGACGCTTTTGTGGCCGACTATCTAAACATCGGAAACAGCGGCGGCGTGGCCGCTCTGGACAGCAAATTCGACTATATACCGATCGAATCGAAGCCGTACATCATCGCCGCGCCCCAGCTGGAAGCCGTCAAGTCCAAAATATATGAATACCTGGGCGTCAATCAGAAAATCGTTGACGGCACCTATTCCGAGCAGGAAGGGACGGCCTTCTACGAATCCGTCATTGAGCCGCTGGCCGCACAGATGGGGCAGGAATTCACCGCAAAGGTGTTTACTCCCATTGAGCAACAGGCCGGGAACCAGATTATTTTTGAGGGCGCTCAAATGGACTATGCGAGCTACGGGACCCGCATTTCCACATTGAAAGAAAGCGTCCCCTACGGACTTTTCACTGTCGATGAAGCCCGTGAAATTTTGAACATGCGACCGATCGGCGGCGAGGAAGGCAAAAAGCGCCTCCAGACCTTGAACGTTGTGGACGCGACGAAAGCAAACAACTACCAGTTAGGGGGAAACTCCAATGAAGGAAAATAG
- a CDS encoding HK97 family phage prohead protease: protein MKENRFFEIRAAQDSMTLTGRAVVFDTPALIHDPLGDYTEIIRAGALEGADLSDVHLFYGHDTTKVPLARVPKTMQLSISPAGLGVTAQLPDTEAAKEVYQAVQRGDLSGMSFAFTVPAGGDAYDPKTNTRTINRIDKILEVSVVPYPAYQQTSVEARSRIDGSLSAYRAAKIKIHQILKRGISL, encoded by the coding sequence ATGAAGGAAAATAGATTCTTTGAAATCCGTGCAGCCCAAGACAGCATGACCCTGACAGGCCGGGCGGTCGTATTTGATACGCCCGCTCTGATTCACGACCCGCTGGGAGATTACACAGAGATCATCCGGGCCGGGGCGCTGGAAGGTGCCGACCTGTCCGATGTTCATTTATTTTACGGTCACGACACGACAAAGGTTCCGCTTGCAAGGGTTCCTAAGACGATGCAGCTATCAATCAGCCCGGCAGGGCTGGGCGTAACCGCACAGCTCCCGGATACCGAAGCAGCTAAGGAAGTCTATCAGGCTGTCCAGCGTGGGGATTTATCGGGAATGAGTTTTGCGTTCACGGTGCCGGCAGGCGGCGACGCATACGACCCGAAAACCAACACGCGAACGATCAACCGGATTGACAAGATTCTGGAAGTGTCGGTCGTGCCGTACCCCGCTTATCAGCAGACGAGCGTGGAAGCCCGAAGCAGAATAGACGGCAGTTTATCCGCTTACCGGGCGGCAAAAATCAAAATCCATCAAATTTTGAAAAGAGGTATTTCATTATGA
- a CDS encoding Phage major capsid protein, HK97 family, which translates to MTFKDKNEAFNHYRTSKLEKIEARAAEIGKIIDTDASADVTALNIELDGLKMAKDNLEARSTAKGKLTGFNPITGKDFSAKPEEKPAEDIFASTEYRGAFFKKMLNRPMSADETAIFDRAQNQALIEHRADFIGTGNGAAVIPTQTLNEVVQKAATQGGILPYVRQFRIPANLSVPVATPEEAAAWHVEGAAVAPAVNTPTSVSFAAYELIKVFSLSVASNTMSVAAFESYLSTELSRTVMAAINAGVFSGTGTAQATGILPGVTWNATNSKTFADTGITYEDMLGLAGLLKSGYAQGAVFALNNTTLFNRVMAVKDSTGRPMFTNPIDGGTGYVLGKPVVVDDFLPDDTILFGNFQYYGVNMPQDILLEVSRESSFKQGLIDYRALAVADGKIIVPEAFAKLTVAEG; encoded by the coding sequence ATGACTTTTAAGGATAAAAACGAAGCATTCAACCATTACCGCACTTCCAAGCTGGAGAAAATCGAAGCCCGCGCAGCGGAGATCGGCAAGATCATTGACACGGACGCCAGCGCGGACGTAACCGCTCTGAACATCGAGCTGGACGGCCTAAAAATGGCGAAGGACAACCTTGAGGCGCGGAGCACGGCAAAGGGCAAGCTGACCGGTTTCAACCCGATCACCGGGAAGGACTTTTCCGCGAAGCCGGAGGAAAAGCCAGCGGAGGACATCTTCGCTTCCACAGAGTACCGGGGGGCATTCTTCAAAAAGATGCTGAACCGGCCCATGAGCGCCGACGAAACCGCAATCTTCGACCGCGCACAGAACCAGGCGCTGATCGAGCACCGGGCCGACTTCATCGGCACCGGCAACGGCGCGGCGGTTATCCCGACGCAGACCTTGAACGAGGTTGTACAGAAGGCCGCCACGCAGGGCGGGATTCTCCCATATGTACGGCAGTTCCGCATTCCCGCTAATCTGTCCGTGCCGGTTGCGACGCCGGAAGAAGCGGCAGCATGGCATGTGGAAGGCGCGGCGGTGGCGCCGGCGGTCAACACGCCGACCAGCGTTTCCTTCGCGGCCTATGAGCTGATCAAGGTGTTCAGCCTGTCCGTGGCTTCCAATACCATGAGCGTCGCGGCTTTTGAAAGCTATCTTTCGACCGAGCTTTCCCGTACCGTCATGGCGGCGATCAATGCAGGCGTGTTCAGTGGCACGGGCACGGCGCAGGCAACCGGCATTCTTCCGGGCGTGACGTGGAACGCGACCAACAGCAAGACCTTCGCGGATACCGGCATCACCTATGAGGATATGCTGGGGCTGGCGGGCCTGCTGAAAAGCGGCTATGCCCAGGGCGCCGTCTTTGCTCTGAACAATACGACCCTGTTCAACCGCGTTATGGCGGTCAAGGACAGCACCGGGCGGCCGATGTTCACCAACCCGATTGATGGCGGCACCGGCTATGTGCTGGGCAAGCCTGTGGTTGTGGACGACTTCCTGCCGGACGATACCATTCTGTTCGGCAACTTTCAGTATTACGGCGTGAATATGCCGCAGGATATTCTTCTGGAAGTATCGAGGGAATCCAGCTTCAAGCAGGGCCTGATTGACTACCGCGCTCTGGCCGTGGCAGACGGCAAGATCATTGTGCCGGAAGCATTCGCCAAGCTGACCGTGGCCGAGGGCTAA
- a CDS encoding conserved protein of unknown function (Evidence 4 : Unknown function but conserved in other organisms) — MMILTMDEARDALRIDGTDSDTIIQSMLDSLPDYLEATTGNRWDDDQAQGYQLAKQCAKFILQLWYDPSTQDAARLSNVVEKMLGTLQVMADG, encoded by the coding sequence ATGATGATCTTAACAATGGACGAAGCACGGGACGCATTGAGGATAGACGGCACGGACAGCGACACGATCATCCAGTCCATGCTTGACAGTCTGCCGGACTATCTGGAAGCTACCACGGGCAACAGGTGGGACGATGACCAGGCACAGGGCTATCAGCTTGCCAAACAGTGCGCAAAGTTTATCCTGCAACTGTGGTACGACCCGAGCACGCAGGACGCGGCGAGACTGTCCAATGTGGTTGAGAAGATGCTGGGAACATTGCAGGTGATGGCAGATGGATAA
- a CDS encoding HNH endonuclease, which yields MDKSFAHGFYASKRWMKCRTGFLASKNWTCERCGRMATIAHHKKHITPRNIHDPNITLNWDNLEALCQDCHNREHFGSGVCADGLAFDAAGNLVKTPRHFNTAKHQGDR from the coding sequence ATGGATAAGTCTTTCGCCCACGGCTTCTATGCAAGCAAGCGATGGATGAAATGCCGGACCGGATTCCTTGCTTCAAAGAACTGGACCTGCGAACGGTGCGGCAGGATGGCGACCATCGCGCACCACAAGAAGCACATTACGCCGCGGAACATTCACGACCCAAATATCACGCTGAACTGGGATAATCTGGAAGCATTGTGTCAGGACTGCCACAACCGGGAGCATTTCGGAAGCGGCGTGTGTGCTGACGGGCTGGCGTTTGACGCGGCGGGAAATCTGGTCAAGACCCCCCGCCACTTCAACACTGCAAAGCATCAGGGTGACCGATGA
- a CDS encoding conserved protein of unknown function (Evidence 4 : Unknown function but conserved in other organisms), with translation MAITKIKALVNIIDDDRKPIAQKLIQELSFMDTTLTKLRAAIREGGPVIDGNTGPKQNPALTAYNTTIQRYALLNKQLIDLLPPTAKPEAKDELAEFLKKK, from the coding sequence ATGGCAATAACCAAGATCAAGGCACTGGTTAATATTATTGACGACGACCGGAAGCCCATCGCGCAAAAGCTCATTCAAGAGCTTTCCTTCATGGACACTACCCTTACCAAACTGCGGGCGGCCATTCGGGAAGGCGGGCCCGTTATTGATGGCAATACGGGCCCGAAGCAGAACCCGGCGCTAACAGCTTACAATACCACAATTCAACGGTACGCCCTGCTGAACAAACAGTTAATCGACCTGCTTCCCCCGACAGCGAAGCCGGAAGCAAAGGACGAGCTGGCCGAATTTCTAAAAAAGAAGTGA
- a CDS encoding Terminase, with translation MNPILEYWDGIRAERFIVSKRVAKLYERLADEIRNPKGRYLFDEDRAARPIEFIERFCKHSKGEWAGRPVTLELFQKAFIAALFGFVDAETGLRKYREALFLVGRKNGKSTMAAGIALYCMIADGEPGAEIYSTATKRDQARLLFDEAQRMVKQSPELSKYIRKRKTDLYFDAGMAKFQPLGRNSDTLDGLNASLVIMDELHGVRDRNLYEVMKQSQSARRQPLLIMITTAGTVRESIYDNMYSYACNVLGGTFPDESFLPVLYELDSADEWSDPKAWAKANPGLGTIKKLDDLQRKVERAKSNAADLPGILCKDFNVRQNAASAWLTFDELNNEETYDLERFRNCYAIGGADLSITTDLTSATLLFVDKETEKRYVYQMCWLPRDSFNERVHKDKIPYDIWKDKGLLRLCNGNTIDYSDVTAWFNEMLNDYGITPLWVYYDSYSARYWVDEMQQYGFPMVRCIQGAKTLSLPMQQMGADLKAKKINYNNSPILKWCLSNTGILTDRNGNIVPIKAQQPKMRIDATMSCLDAYVGLMDHYEEFLRA, from the coding sequence ATGAACCCGATTCTTGAATACTGGGACGGCATCCGGGCAGAGCGGTTCATCGTGTCAAAGCGCGTCGCAAAGCTCTATGAACGGCTGGCTGATGAGATCAGGAACCCAAAGGGCCGCTATCTCTTCGACGAGGACCGCGCCGCCCGCCCGATTGAGTTTATAGAACGGTTCTGCAAGCATTCAAAAGGCGAATGGGCCGGGCGGCCCGTCACGCTGGAGCTGTTCCAGAAGGCTTTTATAGCCGCTCTGTTCGGCTTTGTGGACGCTGAAACGGGCTTACGAAAGTATCGGGAAGCCCTGTTCCTTGTGGGCAGGAAGAACGGAAAATCCACAATGGCGGCGGGAATCGCTCTGTACTGCATGATAGCGGACGGCGAGCCGGGTGCGGAGATATACTCCACAGCCACAAAGCGCGATCAGGCGCGGCTTCTGTTCGACGAAGCACAGCGCATGGTAAAGCAATCCCCTGAACTTTCAAAGTACATCAGGAAGCGGAAGACCGACCTGTATTTCGACGCAGGCATGGCGAAGTTTCAGCCGCTGGGCCGCAATTCGGACACGCTGGACGGCCTGAACGCTTCGCTCGTCATTATGGACGAATTGCACGGCGTCCGAGATAGGAACCTTTATGAAGTGATGAAGCAGTCCCAGAGCGCCCGCCGCCAGCCGCTCCTGATTATGATAACGACGGCCGGGACGGTGCGCGAAAGCATCTATGACAATATGTACTCCTACGCCTGCAACGTGCTGGGCGGCACGTTCCCCGATGAATCGTTCCTGCCGGTCCTTTACGAGCTGGACAGCGCCGACGAATGGAGCGACCCCAAGGCATGGGCAAAGGCAAACCCCGGCCTAGGGACGATTAAGAAGCTGGACGACCTGCAAAGGAAGGTGGAGCGGGCAAAGAGCAACGCCGCCGACCTGCCGGGGATTCTCTGCAAAGACTTCAACGTCCGGCAGAACGCGGCTTCCGCGTGGCTGACATTCGACGAGCTGAACAATGAGGAAACCTATGATCTGGAGCGATTCCGCAATTGCTACGCTATCGGCGGGGCCGACCTGTCCATCACAACCGACCTGACGAGCGCGACCCTGCTCTTTGTGGACAAAGAAACGGAAAAGCGGTACGTTTATCAAATGTGCTGGCTACCCCGCGACAGCTTCAACGAGCGCGTCCACAAGGATAAAATCCCGTATGACATATGGAAAGATAAGGGCCTGCTGCGGCTCTGCAATGGGAACACGATAGACTACAGCGACGTTACCGCATGGTTCAATGAAATGCTGAACGACTACGGCATTACTCCACTGTGGGTTTATTATGACAGCTACAGCGCCCGGTACTGGGTAGATGAGATGCAGCAGTACGGTTTTCCTATGGTGCGCTGCATACAGGGTGCCAAAACGCTTTCCCTGCCCATGCAGCAGATGGGCGCCGACCTAAAAGCGAAGAAGATCAATTACAATAATTCCCCGATTCTGAAATGGTGTCTATCCAACACCGGTATTCTGACCGACCGCAACGGAAACATCGTGCCGATTAAGGCGCAGCAGCCGAAGATGAGGATTGACGCGACTATGAGTTGCCTTGATGCCTATGTCGGACTGATGGATCACTACGAGGAATTTTTAAGAGCATAG
- a CDS encoding Phage head-tail joining gives MLKDKKVIVYNKTEVQDDIGNWVTAYQPIHPGSLWAYTRQLSQKEYFAAGTAGYKEDMQFIINWRRDIKPGMLIYYWETWYVIDRVDTFEGYKEDLKLLAKEAAQSEIPPADEIAPY, from the coding sequence ATGCTCAAAGACAAAAAAGTCATAGTTTACAATAAGACCGAGGTACAGGACGACATCGGCAACTGGGTAACCGCCTATCAGCCGATTCATCCCGGCAGCCTATGGGCCTATACGCGGCAGCTTTCCCAAAAAGAGTATTTCGCCGCCGGAACCGCCGGATACAAAGAAGATATGCAGTTTATCATCAATTGGAGAAGGGATATAAAGCCCGGGATGCTGATTTACTACTGGGAAACGTGGTACGTCATAGACCGCGTGGACACCTTCGAGGGTTACAAAGAGGACTTGAAGCTGCTCGCAAAGGAAGCGGCACAGTCTGAAATTCCGCCGGCGGATGAGATAGCGCCATATTGA
- a CDS encoding conserved protein of unknown function (Evidence 4 : Unknown function but conserved in other organisms), with amino-acid sequence MPRTGRPTDDPKESRLQFRLSEGDAKKLDYCCEVLGLTKAEVIRQGIEQMYEKARKQK; translated from the coding sequence ATGCCGCGGACAGGAAGACCAACGGACGACCCGAAAGAAAGCAGACTTCAATTCCGGTTATCCGAAGGCGACGCAAAAAAGCTGGATTATTGCTGCGAGGTGTTGGGCCTTACCAAAGCAGAAGTTATCCGGCAGGGTATCGAGCAAATGTATGAAAAGGCCCGCAAGCAGAAATAG
- a CDS encoding protein of unknown function (Evidence 5 : Unknown function), with translation MYGTYNVGGREYPIIDMVENPDTGIKDIPLVDIPMMSDERWMELCEESRRKHPELYKQYETELKKEGSAAV, from the coding sequence ATGTATGGAACTTACAACGTCGGCGGCCGTGAATATCCGATTATCGACATGGTAGAGAATCCGGATACTGGAATAAAAGACATTCCGCTCGTGGATATTCCTATGATGTCAGATGAACGCTGGATGGAACTTTGCGAAGAATCCAGACGGAAGCACCCGGAACTTTACAAACAGTATGAAACAGAACTTAAAAAAGAAGGCAGTGCTGCGGTATGA
- a CDS encoding protein of unknown function (Evidence 5 : Unknown function), which produces MRLTKPEKKALLALLEWMTDYHNTECAWLDPVPGENWTNGGYNLQIVRDKLRAEVQLTDDERLERDNAAHDWERDRLEH; this is translated from the coding sequence ATGAGGTTGACGAAGCCCGAGAAAAAGGCACTGCTGGCGCTCCTGGAATGGATGACAGACTACCACAACACGGAATGCGCCTGGCTGGACCCGGTGCCCGGCGAGAACTGGACGAACGGCGGTTATAACCTGCAGATCGTCCGCGACAAGCTGCGGGCCGAGGTACAGCTTACGGATGATGAGCGGCTGGAGCGCGACAATGCCGCGCACGACTGGGAGCGGGACAGGTTGGAGCATTGA